The following are from one region of the Syngnathus acus chromosome 10, fSynAcu1.2, whole genome shotgun sequence genome:
- the spry1 gene encoding protein sprouty homolog 1: MELQSQHGPGGSLVVIQQPSLESRQRSDYEREFQHAAILSLDQIKAIRSSNEYTEGPSVARRPPVPRMPPRPHDKQERTHEVILVNVNNNYEHRPSGGAAAGGHHWGGGGGTRVPVLSRSTSTGSAASSGSNSSASSEQGLLARSPPVRLAGNSRPVRTQPKAKGPVVDSTLGSHLHQVPLKDKSDFSGPGKGALPPVAAGHQFICERCGKCKCSECTAPRSLPSCLACNGQCLCSAESALEHGTCMCLVKGIFYHCSNDDEGDSCADHPCSPSHSHCCSRFLCMGLMSVLFPCLLCYPPVKGCLKACQGCYDRVRRPGCRCKNSNTVYCKLESWAPQNQEKPS; the protein is encoded by the coding sequence ATGGAGCTCCAAAGTCAACATGGCCCCGGCGGTTCATTAGTGGTGATCCAGCAGCCCTCCCTCGAGAGCCGGCAGAGGTCGGATTACGAGCGGGAGTTCCAGCATGCCGCCATCCTCTCCCTGGACCAGATCAAGGCCATCCGCTCCAGCAACGAGTACACCGAGGGGCCGTCAGTGGCGCGCCGCCCGCCCGTGCCCCGCATGCCGCCGCGGCCACACGACAAGCAGGAGAGGACTCATGAGGTCATCCTGGTCAATGTGAACAACAACTACGAGCACCGGCCGTCCGGAGGGGCGGCTGCGGGTGGCCACCACTGGGGTGGTGGCGGGGGGACCCGAGTGCCGGTTCTGAGCCGTTCTACCAGCACGGGGAGCGCTGCCAGCTCGGGGAGCAACAGCAGCGCCTCCTCCGAGCAGGGACTCCTAGCACGCTCGCCGCCCGTCAGACTCGCCGGCAACTCGCGGCCCGTTCGGACTCAGCCCAAAGCCAAAGGGCCAGTGGTGGACTCCACCTTGGGTTCCCACCTCCACCAGGTGCCGCTCAAGGACAAATCAGATTTCTCAGGCCCCGGGAAAGGGGCGCTACCGCCCGTCGCCGCCGGGCACCAGTTCATCTGCGAACGTTGCGGCAAATGCAAGTGCAGCGAGTGCACGGCGCCCCGCAGCCTGCCCTCGTGCCTGGCATGCAACGGCCAATGCCTGTGCTCAGCGGAGAGCGCGCTGGAGCACGGCACGTGCATGTGCCTAGTCAAGGGGATCTTCTACCACTGCTCCAACGACGACGAGGGGGACTCGTGCGCCGACCACCCCTGCTCGCCATCGCACTCCCACTGCTGCTCACGCTTCCTGTGCATGGGATTAATGTCGGTACTCTTCCCCTGCCTGCTGTGCTACCCGCCGGTCAAGGGCTGCCTGAAGGCGTGCCAGGGATGCTATGACCGGGTGCGGAGGCCCGGCTGCCGATGCAAGAACTCCAACACTGTGTATTGCAAACTGGAGAGCTGGGCCCCGCAGAACCAGGAGAAGCCCTCCTGA